One part of the Hirundo rustica isolate bHirRus1 chromosome 11, bHirRus1.pri.v3, whole genome shotgun sequence genome encodes these proteins:
- the HSF4 gene encoding heat shock factor protein 4 isoform X2: MQDSPSSLVMDGYSSNVPAFLTKLWTLVEDPETNHLICWSSNGTSFHVFDQGRFAKEVLPKYFKHNNMASFVRQLNMYGFRKVVNIEQGGLVKPERDDTEFQHLCFLQGHEHLLEHIKRKVSVVKSEETKMRQEDLSRLLYEVQILRSQQENMECQVQDMKQQNEVLWREVVSLRQNHSQQQKVINKLIQFLFGQLQSSPSSAGIKRKLPLMLDNGISAPPVSKFSRHLSAEPLQDPYFIQSPSTEPASCLNSPAIAGGPIISDVTEASPSNIMNMQSSPENDREKCLMLIKEEPVSPGVKASAEPEVPLPGCRGCSEPPVLPVAMVQSVLEGKGSCGAAPPGTSQAPERRGRRALLDRTDISDPLEGTDWSLEGLQLLLRSQQYSLEPASLLDVFNPNLSLSEWNLTEMEASLSPMQRLTVDLEKSATELPPKVFNPPFNNTCPGKDVVLESAQQFLLDRQSIFGSDLISLPENPSLYVPSENIASYVSSVGVQGDIPLNLSSSMDNSQ, encoded by the exons AATGGCACCAGCTTCCATGTGTTCGACCAAGGCCGCTTTGCCAAAGAGGTGCTGCCCAAGTATTTCAAGCACAACAACATGGCCAGCTTCGTCCGGCAGCTGAACATGT ACGGCTTCAGGAAGGTGGTGAACATCGAGCAGGGGGGGCTTGTCAAGCCTGAGCGGGACGACACTGAGTTCCAGCacctctgcttcctgcagggCCACGAGCACCTCCTGGAGCACATCAAGAGGAAG gtGTCAGTAGTGAAAAGTGAGGAGACCAAGATGCGCCAGGAGGACCTCAGCAGGTTGCTATACGAGGTACAGATACTGAGAAGTCAGCAGGAGAACATGGAGTGTCAAGTGCAGGACATGAAGCA GCAAAATGAAGTTCTTTGGCGGGAAGTTGTTTCTCTCCGGCAGAACCACTCACAGCAACAGAAGGTCATCAACAAG CTGATTCAGTTTCTGTTTGGCCAGCTCCAATCAAGCCCCAGCAGCGCTGGGATAAAGAGGAAGCT ACCTCTGATGCTTGACAACGGGATCTCGGCTCCACCAGTGTCCAAGTTCAGCCGGCATTTGTCTGCAGAGCCCCTCCAGGACCCCTATTTCATCCAGTCG cCATCTACAGAGCCTGCTTCTTGCTTAAACAGCCCTGCAATTGCTGGAGGACCCATCATATCTGATGTTACTGAAGCATCACCATCCAACATCATGAATATGCAATCCTCTCCTGAAAATGACAG GGAGAAGTGCCTCATGCTGATCAAGGAAGAGCCAGTGAGCCCTGGAGTGAAAGCCAGCGCGGAGCCCGAGGTGCCCCTGCCCGGCTGCCGGGGCTGCTCCGAGCCCCCGGTGCTGCCGGTGGCCATGGTTCAGTCTGTCCTGGAGGGCAAAGGCAGCTGTGGTGCAGCCCCACCTGGCACCTCCCAAGCACCcgagaggagaggcaggagggcaCTGCTGGACAG AACAGATATTTCAGACCCGTTGGAGGGCACGGACTGGAgcctggaggggctgcagctgctgctgaggagccagCAGTACAGCCTGGAGCCTGCCAGCCTCTTGGAT GTCTTTAATCCCAATTTATCTCTGAGTGAGTGGAATTTGACTGAAATGGAAGCCAGTCTGTCCCCG ATGCAGCGACTCACAGTGGATCTGGAGAAGAGTGCAACTGAGCTGCCCCCAAAAGTGTTCAACCCACCATTCAACAACACCTGCCCAG GGAAAGATGTTGTTCTTGAAAGTGCCCAGCAGTTCCTCCTCGACCGTCAGTCCATCTTTGGGAGCGACCTCATCAGCTTGCCTGAAAATCCATCACTTTATGTTCCTTCTGAAAATATAGCTTCCTATGTGTCCTCTGTGGGTGTCCAAGGGGATATCCCTCTAAACCTGAGTTCTTCAATGGACAACAGCCAGTGA
- the HSF4 gene encoding heat shock factor protein 4 isoform X1 produces the protein MASFVRQLNMYGFRKVVNIEQGGLVKPERDDTEFQHLCFLQGHEHLLEHIKRKVSVVKSEETKMRQEDLSRLLYEVQILRSQQENMECQVQDMKQQNEVLWREVVSLRQNHSQQQKVINKLIQFLFGQLQSSPSSAGIKRKLPLMLDNGISAPPVSKFSRHLSAEPLQDPYFIQSPSTEPASCLNSPAIAGGPIISDVTEASPSNIMNMQSSPENDREKCLMLIKEEPVSPGVKASAEPEVPLPGCRGCSEPPVLPVAMVQSVLEGKGSCGAAPPGTSQAPERRGRRALLDRTDISDPLEGTDWSLEGLQLLLRSQQYSLEPASLLDVFNPNLSLSEWNLTEMEASLSPMQRLTVDLEKSATELPPKVFNPPFNNTCPGKDVVLESAQQFLLDRQSIFGSDLISLPENPSLYVPSENIASYVSSVGVQGDIPLNLSSSMDNSQ, from the exons ATGGCCAGCTTCGTCCGGCAGCTGAACATGT ACGGCTTCAGGAAGGTGGTGAACATCGAGCAGGGGGGGCTTGTCAAGCCTGAGCGGGACGACACTGAGTTCCAGCacctctgcttcctgcagggCCACGAGCACCTCCTGGAGCACATCAAGAGGAAG gtGTCAGTAGTGAAAAGTGAGGAGACCAAGATGCGCCAGGAGGACCTCAGCAGGTTGCTATACGAGGTACAGATACTGAGAAGTCAGCAGGAGAACATGGAGTGTCAAGTGCAGGACATGAAGCA GCAAAATGAAGTTCTTTGGCGGGAAGTTGTTTCTCTCCGGCAGAACCACTCACAGCAACAGAAGGTCATCAACAAG CTGATTCAGTTTCTGTTTGGCCAGCTCCAATCAAGCCCCAGCAGCGCTGGGATAAAGAGGAAGCT ACCTCTGATGCTTGACAACGGGATCTCGGCTCCACCAGTGTCCAAGTTCAGCCGGCATTTGTCTGCAGAGCCCCTCCAGGACCCCTATTTCATCCAGTCG cCATCTACAGAGCCTGCTTCTTGCTTAAACAGCCCTGCAATTGCTGGAGGACCCATCATATCTGATGTTACTGAAGCATCACCATCCAACATCATGAATATGCAATCCTCTCCTGAAAATGACAG GGAGAAGTGCCTCATGCTGATCAAGGAAGAGCCAGTGAGCCCTGGAGTGAAAGCCAGCGCGGAGCCCGAGGTGCCCCTGCCCGGCTGCCGGGGCTGCTCCGAGCCCCCGGTGCTGCCGGTGGCCATGGTTCAGTCTGTCCTGGAGGGCAAAGGCAGCTGTGGTGCAGCCCCACCTGGCACCTCCCAAGCACCcgagaggagaggcaggagggcaCTGCTGGACAG AACAGATATTTCAGACCCGTTGGAGGGCACGGACTGGAgcctggaggggctgcagctgctgctgaggagccagCAGTACAGCCTGGAGCCTGCCAGCCTCTTGGAT GTCTTTAATCCCAATTTATCTCTGAGTGAGTGGAATTTGACTGAAATGGAAGCCAGTCTGTCCCCG ATGCAGCGACTCACAGTGGATCTGGAGAAGAGTGCAACTGAGCTGCCCCCAAAAGTGTTCAACCCACCATTCAACAACACCTGCCCAG GGAAAGATGTTGTTCTTGAAAGTGCCCAGCAGTTCCTCCTCGACCGTCAGTCCATCTTTGGGAGCGACCTCATCAGCTTGCCTGAAAATCCATCACTTTATGTTCCTTCTGAAAATATAGCTTCCTATGTGTCCTCTGTGGGTGTCCAAGGGGATATCCCTCTAAACCTGAGTTCTTCAATGGACAACAGCCAGTGA